A segment of the Actinomycetota bacterium genome:
TGGCTGAGCCATAGGCCCCTCGACCGCCGGGTCCGAGGTCCGGTCCGGCCGGCGGTGGCCCCCTCGTAGGGTGGGAGTCGAGGAGGAGCGATGGTTTCGACCGACGGTACGCCGCAGGGGATCGCGCCGCCCGTCGTCGGCCTTCCTCGCATGCACATGGAGGCCGGCGAGCGACGCGATTTCCTGCCGGAGTTCGTCGCGGCGGCCGATCGGGCAGGCGCGGGCGAGATCGTGCTCGAGCACGGGTACGGCAGCGGCATGGGGTTCGGCCCCGAGGCGTACCTCACGGCCTCCTCGAAGGTGCGGTTCGCCGACTACGCCGAGGTGTTGGCGAGCGACGTTGTCACGGTGATCCGCTGCCCCGGCGAGGCCGCGTTGCGCTCGATGCGTCCGGAGGCGCTGCTGATCACGATGCTGCACTACCCCACGCGACCGCGCCGCACCCGGCTGGTCGCGAACCTCGGGCTGCGCGCGATCTCGCTCGACGGCGTCGTCGACGACCTCGGTCGGCGCCAGGTGGAGAACCTGGAGGCGGTCGGATGGAACGGCGTGCGCCTCGCGTTCGTGGAGATCGCGAGGATGCATCCGCACTTCGCCCATCCCAGTCGCCGCCCGTTGCGCGTGACATGCCTCGGTGCCGGCGCGGTCGGCGCCCATGCGGTCCGCGCCGCGACGCGCTACGGCGATCCGGAGCTGCGGGCCGAGCTGGCCGCGCACGATGTGCCGGGAGTGGAGGTCACCGTCGTCGATTTCGACCTCACGCGGCACGAGGACTACCTGCTCGGCCGCCTCGAGGTCACCGACCTGTTGATCGATGCCACGCAGCGTCTCGACGCGACCCGGCCGATCGTGCCGAACCCGTGGATCGCGGCGCTGCCGGCCGACGCCGTGATCCTGGACCTCGCCGTCGACCCGTACGACTTCACGGTGGATCCGCCGCGCACCAAGGGCATCGAAGGCGTCCCCCACGGGAACCTCGACCGGTACGTCTTCCCCGTCGACGATCCCGCGTGGGACGAGTTGGATCACGGCATCGACACGCGGCAGCGGCGACTCGCCCTGTCGTGCTACGCGTGGCCGGGCATCGAGCCGGCGGACTGCATGCGCGTGTACGGTCGCCAGATCGAGCCCGTGGTCGCCGTCGCGCTCCGTGTGCCGGTCGACCGGCTCGACGTCGAAAGCGCCGATCCGCAGGAGCGGGCGGTCGCCCACGCGGAGCTGAGGAGGTGGCTCGCGTGACGGTGCCGAGCCTCGGTCTGCCGCGCATGCACAAGGAAGCGGGCGAGCGGCGCGACTTCCTGCCGGGCCTCGTCGCCGCGGTCGTCGACCTCGGGGGCCGCATCGTCGTCGAGGGCGGCATCGGCTCGGGCATGGGCTATTCCGACGTGGACTACCTGGGCGTGGGTCCGAACGTGGCGGTCGGATCGAACGAGGACGCCTTCGCCCAGGACGTGGTGCTGGTGCTGCGTGCTCCCGAGGACCGGCTGCACCTGATGCGGCGAGGCGCGGTGCTCGTGTCGATGCTGCACTTCCCGACCCGGCCGCGCCGGGTCGCGCGGCTCATGGAGCTCGGCCTCGACGCGATCTCGCTCGACCTGCTCACCGACGACATCGGCCATCGGCTCGTGGTCGACGGCCGTGACGTCGCGTGGAACGGGCTCGAGGCCGCGTTCGACGTGTTGGAGCGCCAGTGGCCGGAGTTCGCGGAGCCCACACGGCGGCCCATCAGGGTGACCGTGCTCGGCGCCGGCGCAATCGGCAAGGACGCCGTCGAGGCGGCGACGAAGTACGGGAGCCTCGAGCGCGCCCAGCGTCTGGCGCACCTTCCTGGGGTGGAGGTGACCACGGTCGGCCGCAACCTCACGGGGCGCGCGGAGTACATGAAGGAGCGCTTGTCCGTCACCGACGTGCTCGTCGACTCGACCCAGCGGCACGACCCGAGCGTGCCCCTGGTGCCGAACGCGTGGCTCGCCCGCCTGCCCGAGCACGCCGTCGTCTGCGACCTCGTGGTCGATCCGTACCTCCTGCACGAATCCCCGCCAACGGTGCGCGGCATCGAGGGCATCCCGCAGGGCAACCTCGACCGGTGGACCTTCGGGCCTGACGACCCGGCGTGGAACGACGTGCCCGAGGAGGTGGACCGCGCTCACCGGCGGTGGGTCGTGTCGTGCTACTCGTGGCCGGGGGTGCATCCCCACGCGTGCATGGAGCTCTACGGTCACCAGCTGGCGCCGTTGCTCCGAACCCTGCTCCGTGCAGCGGGGATGGGGGAGCTCTCGCGCGAGGGGGAGTACCACGAGCGGGCGTTGTGGCGCGCGAGCCTCCGGTCGTGGGTCGGCATGCACGCAGCCGTGGTCTGACGCGGCGTGTCACACGTCGATCTCGGCGCCCTCGGCAGCCACGATGCACCGGTCGGGCTCGACGGGCCACCCGGACAGCACCTCGCCGCGCATCGCATCGAGCTGGTCGTCGTCGTGGTCGGGGTGATGGTGGAACATCATGAGACGGTCCACCTCGGCCCGGCGTGCGAACGCCGCCACGTGGGCGACGCTCGGATGGCCCCAGCCGACGTGCGCGGCGTACTCCTCCACCGTGTACTGACAGTCGTGGATCAACAGGTCGGCGCGGTGGGCGAGCGCGTATCCCGAGATCCAGCTCGTGCCGGCGGCGTCGAGATCGGTGCCGAGCGCCGGCTCATGATCGGTCACGTACGCGAGCGTGCGGCCGTCCGACTCGAGCCGGTACCCGACGGTGGCGCCCGGGTGCAGGATCGGCTGCGCCGAGACCTCGATCGACCCGATCGTCCACGGCTCGCGTGGCGCGTCGTGGAAGCTCACCCGTGCGGGGACCTCGGTCAGGTGCACGGGGAACAGCGGCGGCGAGAAGTACGTGGCGATGCGCTCGTCGAGCGAGGCGATGGGCGAGGGCGGCCCCCAGATGTGCAGCTCCATCTCCGGCGACCAGATCGGCGCGAACATCCCGAGGCCCTCGAGGTGGTCGACGTGCAAGTGGGTGAGAAGCAGGTCGACCCTGCGCGTGGGGTCGGCGTCCCCCATCAGCGACTCACCCAGCGGACGTGCGCCGGTGCCCGCATCGAGCACGATCACTTCGCCGTGGTCGCCCCGGACCTCGACGCACGACGTGTTCCCGCCGTAGCGGATCGTCTCCGGCCCGGGCGCAGCGATCGAGCCCCGGCACCCCCAGATGCGCACCTGCACCTATCGCTCCGCGTCCTCGGGGGTCTCCCAGAAGATCGCGATCGAGCCCAGGCATTCGTCCTCGTGGGCGAAGAGCGGGAAGGCGGTCACCTCGATGCGACGCTCGGTGCCGTCGACGCTGCGGATCCGCATCATGCGATGGTCGGGGTGGCGTTCGCGGATCGCCACGGCGAGCGGAAGATCGGTGAGCCCGACGGGGTTGCCGTCGTCGTCCGACGGGGCGAACAAGGTGCCCCATTCCTCCGCCGCCATGCCGGCACCCTCGATGTAGCGGCGACCGAGCACGCGCTCGGCGGCCTCGTTGAAATAGATCACCGTGCCGCGGACGTCGACGAGGAAGACCGGTGTCGCGAGGCGGGAGGCGAAGTCGCGCGCGAGGATCAGCACGAGGTGGTGCTGCGCAGCCTGGGTCGCCATGGCATCCAGCCTAGCCCGCGACGGCGTCCCGAGCGAACCAGCTCGCGACCGGCTGGAACCCCGAACGCAGCAGGAACTGGTGCCCGCCGTCGTCGAGCATGCGCCGCTCGGCGTGCGGCAGCACCCGCGCCCAGGCCGCCTGCGCCCGGGTCGACACCGTTCGATCGTCGCGGGCGTTGATCAGCAACGTGGCCGTCGATCCGTCGACGGCCCGGAGTCCCTCGATCTCCTGCTCCAGGTCGGGATCCGACCACAGCGACCACATCGTCCATGCGCGCGCGCGGACCGACTGCCGGCCGAAGTCGACGACCACCTCGGTGGGATAGCCGCGCGCGAGTCCGATCGGCACCGCGAGCGCCGGCCACGCGGCGCGTGCCACCCGAGCCGCCGCACGCCGCGTGGATGACGGCCGCAGGTCCGCCTGCGAGCGGAAGTCCATCGCGGTGCCGTCGGGGAACGGCGATGCTGCCATCGCGAGCTTCACGACGAGATCGGGGTGCCGTGACGTCCAGAGCGCCGCGAGCACGCCGCCGAGCGAGTGACCGACCAGGCGCACCGGCCCCTCGCCGACGAAGGCCGCGACGACAGCGTCGAGGTCCTCCAGGAGGAGCGCCCGGTCGATCGGGTCCTCGGGCGCGTCCGAGCGGCCGAAGCCCGGTAGGTCGGGCGCGACGATCGTCGCGCGACCGCCGATGCGGTCGGCGAGGCCCTGCCAGTAGCGGCCCGATCCGCCGAGGCCGTGCACCGCCACCACTGCCGGACCGTGGCCTGCCCGCCACACGCGGAGGCGGCCCCACGGTCGGTCGAGCCAGGAACCGTGGAGCGTCGTCGAGGAGCGGTCCTCGCGGGCGGGCATCGACCTATCTTGCGTGCTCGCGGGCCGAACGCC
Coding sequences within it:
- a CDS encoding alpha/beta fold hydrolase; the protein is MPAREDRSSTTLHGSWLDRPWGRLRVWRAGHGPAVVAVHGLGGSGRYWQGLADRIGGRATIVAPDLPGFGRSDAPEDPIDRALLLEDLDAVVAAFVGEGPVRLVGHSLGGVLAALWTSRHPDLVVKLAMAASPFPDGTAMDFRSQADLRPSSTRRAAARVARAAWPALAVPIGLARGYPTEVVVDFGRQSVRARAWTMWSLWSDPDLEQEIEGLRAVDGSTATLLINARDDRTVSTRAQAAWARVLPHAERRMLDDGGHQFLLRSGFQPVASWFARDAVAG
- a CDS encoding alanine dehydrogenase, translating into MTVPSLGLPRMHKEAGERRDFLPGLVAAVVDLGGRIVVEGGIGSGMGYSDVDYLGVGPNVAVGSNEDAFAQDVVLVLRAPEDRLHLMRRGAVLVSMLHFPTRPRRVARLMELGLDAISLDLLTDDIGHRLVVDGRDVAWNGLEAAFDVLERQWPEFAEPTRRPIRVTVLGAGAIGKDAVEAATKYGSLERAQRLAHLPGVEVTTVGRNLTGRAEYMKERLSVTDVLVDSTQRHDPSVPLVPNAWLARLPEHAVVCDLVVDPYLLHESPPTVRGIEGIPQGNLDRWTFGPDDPAWNDVPEEVDRAHRRWVVSCYSWPGVHPHACMELYGHQLAPLLRTLLRAAGMGELSREGEYHERALWRASLRSWVGMHAAVV
- a CDS encoding PAS domain-containing protein; amino-acid sequence: MATQAAQHHLVLILARDFASRLATPVFLVDVRGTVIYFNEAAERVLGRRYIEGAGMAAEEWGTLFAPSDDDGNPVGLTDLPLAVAIRERHPDHRMMRIRSVDGTERRIEVTAFPLFAHEDECLGSIAIFWETPEDAER
- a CDS encoding MBL fold metallo-hydrolase; the encoded protein is MQVRIWGCRGSIAAPGPETIRYGGNTSCVEVRGDHGEVIVLDAGTGARPLGESLMGDADPTRRVDLLLTHLHVDHLEGLGMFAPIWSPEMELHIWGPPSPIASLDERIATYFSPPLFPVHLTEVPARVSFHDAPREPWTIGSIEVSAQPILHPGATVGYRLESDGRTLAYVTDHEPALGTDLDAAGTSWISGYALAHRADLLIHDCQYTVEEYAAHVGWGHPSVAHVAAFARRAEVDRLMMFHHHPDHDDDQLDAMRGEVLSGWPVEPDRCIVAAEGAEIDV